In one Arachis duranensis cultivar V14167 chromosome 9, aradu.V14167.gnm2.J7QH, whole genome shotgun sequence genomic region, the following are encoded:
- the LOC107466617 gene encoding uncharacterized protein LOC107466617 — protein MKTARCFTVTLYDRDNSEFTVAETTPTGSFSLGTYRVSLASRTCDCGYFQALHFPCQHALACCAYSRVTWTSYVHSVYQISSVFSVYRMGFTPPIPEGFWPPYDGPTVIPDPDKRHAREGRPRSTRIRTNMDQADPNRPKRCGLCRQPGHTRRSCPQVAGSSQTGHH, from the coding sequence ATGAAGACGGCCAGGTGCTTCACGGTGACGCTCTATGACCGGGATAACTCTGAGTTCACTGTAGCAGAGACCACTCCGACTGGTTCTTTCTCCTTGGGTACTTACAGAGTATCCCTTGCCTCTCGGACATGTGACTGCGGGTACTTCCAGGCTCTTCATTTCCCGTGTCAGCACGCACTTGCATGCTGTGCATACTCACGGGTCACCTGGACCTCTTACGTTCACAGCGTCTATCAGATTAGCTCCGTGTTCAGTGTGTATCGGATGGGATTCACACCTCCGATCCCGGAGGGCTTCTGGCCACCTTACGACGGACCCACGGTGATTCCAGACCCTGACAAGAGGCATGCCAGAGAGGGTCGTCCTAGATCCACTAGGATACGGACGAATATGGACCAGGCGGATCCGAATCGGCCAAAGAGGTGCGGCCTATGTCGCCAACCCGGACACACACGACGTAGTTGCCCACAGGTTGCAGGCTCGTCTCAGACAGGACACCATTAG
- the LOC107466616 gene encoding uncharacterized protein LOC107466616, whose amino-acid sequence MASEESFVVLVHHRGSVNRKTRSGVKFTDKNPLCIVITSTTSYDDLVSAVLMKLGLEGAKRVKKFFYRIPVTVLQNTVKYDCFTINNDVDLQVMFLCRRQFPEVRTPELLARLVDVVSSSGGSNRNTNTIANPAGSSSRPAVASSSVPVYEPVVQHVASPSFAVDLNGTEGDEVVERENLPNALVGVAPVGVGDGLLDDEEEDDVEPDMIDDDSADDIGATGPALEVGGSSSGTQQYPPHFSSLDLDAMRHEGVLGHAIGFGARDAEGTTGLTEFQVGQQFQDKDEALLSVKTYSIRRGVQYKVVESDHRRYVGKCSEFGNGCIWEVKRYNGPHTCLATSISSDHRSLDYHVISAFIMPMVRADASVSIKVLLNATAAHFGFRPTYRRVWMAKQKSIALIYGDWDESYNDLPRWVLGVQLTMPGSVAVLKTSPVRVGGQVDESQAYFHRLFWTFPPCIEAFRHCKPLVSIDGTHLYGKYGGTLLIVIAQDGNSNILPVAFALVEGENAESWTFFLSHLRQHVTPQPGLLVISDRHNGIKAALEAPDGGWLPPSAYRAFCIRHVAAIFALTFKGKDARRLLVNAAYAKTEVEFDYWFDILRSEDPAMCEWANWIDYSLWTQHRDEGWRFGHITTNISECVNSILKGVRNLPVASLVKATYCRLAELFVRKGREAEAQMGTGQ is encoded by the coding sequence atggctagtgaggagagttttgtGGTTTTGGTGCACCACAGAGGATCTGTTAATAGAAAAACTCGTTCCGGAGTAAAGTTCACAGATAAGAATCCTCTATGTATTGTCATAACATCTACGACGAGTTATGATGACCTTGTTAGCGCTGTACTAATGAAGCTCGGTCTAGAGGGTGCGAAGCGGGTAAAGAAGTTTTTCTATCGCATTCCAGTCACGGTGCTACAGAATACGGTGAAGTATGATTGCTTCACGATTAATAATGATGTGGACTTGCAAGTAATGTTTCTTTGTCGGCGGCAGTTTCCGGAGGTGAGGACACCGGAGTTGTTGGCACGGCTGGTTGATGTTGTATCCAGCTCCGGCGGTTCGAACAGGAATACGAACACTATAGCGAATCCAGCAGGTTCTAGTTCCCGGCCTGCCGTTGCTTCCTCGTCCGTCCCTGTGTACGAACCAGTGGTCCAACATGTCGCCTCCCCATCTTTCGCTGTTGACCTCAATGGCACCGAAGGCGACGAGGTAGTGGAAAGGGAAAATTTGCCGAACGCTTTAGTGGGAGTTGCACCTGTTGGCGTAGGAGACGGTCTTTTGGACGATGAAGAGGAGGATGACGTCGAGCCGGATATGATTGACGATGATAGCGCTGATGATATTGGAGCGACTGGGCCTGCATTGGAGGTAGGTGGTTCTAGCTCTGGCACACAGCAGTATCCACCACATTTTTCCTCGTTGGACTTGGACGCCATGAGACATGAGGGGGTTTTAGGGCATGCTATTGGATTCGGAGCTAGAGATGCGGAAGGGACTACTGGTCTGACAGAGTTCCAGGTTGGTCAGCAATTCCAGGATAAAGATGAGGCCCTTTTAAGTGTGAAGACTTACAGCATCCGGCGAGGGGTACAGTACAAGGTGGTGGAGTCCGATCACCGCCGGTATGTGGGCAAGTGTTCCGAGTTTGGGAACGGGTGCATTTGGGAGGTCAAACGGTACAATGGACCTCATACTTGCCTGGCCACATCCATCTCGAGTGACCACAGGAGTTTGGATTATCATGTGATTTCGGCGTTCATTATGCCAATGGTTAGGGCTGATGCATCCGTGAGCATCAAGGTGCTCCTGAACGCCACGGCAGCGCACTTTGGTTTTAGGCCGACTTACCGGAGGGTTTGGATGGCGAAGCAGAAATCTATTGCCCTCATCTACGGTGACTGGGATGAGTCCTACAACGACCTGCCTAGGTGGGTCTTGGGTGTCCAACTGACGATGCCTGGGAGTGTTGCGGTACTGAAGACGAGCCCGGTTCGAGTTGGAGGACAGGTGGACGAATCTCAAGCGTACTTCCACAGACTTTTCTGGACTTTCCCGCCCTGCATCGAGGCATTCCGTCATTGCAAGCCGCTAGTCAGCATTGACGGCACACATCTGTATGGGAAGTATGGGGGAACGTTGCTCATCGTGATTGCACAGGACGGGAACTCCAACATTCTACCTGTCGCATTCGCACTAGTAGAGGGTGAGAATGCGGAATCCTGGACATTCTTTCTCTCGCACCTTCGACAGCACGTGACCCCGCAGCCCGGTCTGCTGGTTATATCGGACAGGCACAACGGCATCAAGGCTGCGCTTGAGGCCCCTGACGGCGGTTGGTTACCGCCATCTGCGTACCGTGCATTCTGCATACGTCACGTAGCGGCTATTTTTGCCCTTACCTTCAAGGGCAAAGACGCTAGGAGGCTACTAGTGAACGCGGCGTATGCGAAGACCGAGGTTGAATTTGATTACTGGTTTGATATCCTGCGATCTGAAGATCCGGCGATGTGTGAGTGGGCGAACTGGATTGATTACTCGTTGTGGACTCAGCATCGTGATGAGGGGTGGAGATTCGGTCACATAACGACGAACATCTCCGAGTGTGTGAACTCTATCCTGAAGGGGGTCAGAAATCTCCCTGTAGCATCCCTGGTGAAGGCAACATATTGTAGGCTTGCGGAACTGTTTGTTCGCAAGGGGAGAGAGGCTGAGGCCCAGATGGGAACAGGACAATAA